One segment of Mus caroli chromosome 6, CAROLI_EIJ_v1.1, whole genome shotgun sequence DNA contains the following:
- the Inmt gene encoding indolethylamine N-methyltransferase, which yields MVGRSEHSVGAKESRQLCGLARMEGKVYIGGEDYEKEFTPKDYLTTYYNFHSGPVAEQEILKFSLQNLYQTFSTGGVGGDVLIDIGSGPTIYQLLSACEVFREIIVTDYTPQNLQELQKWLKKEPGAYDWSSIVQYACELEGDRSRWQEKEAKLRKTVTRVLKCDVTKTPPMGSAQVPLADCVLTFLAMECACSDVDTYRAALRRLAGLLKPGGHLVTLVTLRFQHYMVGPKKFSGVYLEKEMVEKAIQDAGCQVLKCNCVSLSYSEAYCSHDGLCFVVARKGPSA from the exons ATGGTGGGAAGGAGTGAGCACTCAGTAGGGGCAAAGGAGTCCAGACAGCTGTGTGGGCTGGCTAGAATGGAGGGCAAGGTATACATAGGAGGTGAGGACTATGAAAAAGAGTTCACACCCAAAGACTATCTGACCACCTACTACAACTTCCACTCTGGCCCCGTGGCAGAGCAGGAAATCTTAAAGTTTAGCCTGCAGAACCTCTACCAGACCTTCTCTACAG GAGGGGTAGGGGGCGACGTCCTGATCGACATTGGCTCTGGCCCTACCATCTACCAGCTGCTTTCAGCATGCGAGGTCTTCCGGGAGATCATTGTCACTGACTACACCCCGCAGAACCTGCAGGAGCTGCAGAAGTGGCTGAAGAAAGAGCCAGGAGCCTACGACTGGTCCTCCATAGTGCAATATGCATGTGAGCTGGAGGGAGACAG AAGCAGGTGGCAGGAGAAGGAGGCCAAGCTCAGGAAGACAGTCACTCGTGTCCTGAAGTGTGATGTGACCAAGACACCCCCAATGGGGTCAGCTCAGGTGCCTCTGGCTGACTGCGTGCTGACCTTTCTGGCTATGGAGTGTGCCTGCTCTGATGTAGATACCTACCGGGCAGCCTTGCGCAGACTGGCTGGCCTGCTGAAACCAGGAGGGCACCTGGTGACCCTGGTTACTCTGCGCTTCCAGCACTATATGGTGGGCCCCAAGAAGTTCTCTGGGGTCTACCTAGAGAAGGAGATGGTGGAGAAGGCTATTCAAGATGCTGGTTGTCAGGTGCTGAAGTGCAACTGCGTCTCCCTCAGCTACTCGGAGGCTTACTGTTCCCACGAT